The Conger conger chromosome 15, fConCon1.1, whole genome shotgun sequence genome contains a region encoding:
- the alkbh3 gene encoding alpha-ketoglutarate-dependent dioxygenase alkB homolog 3 gives MSDKRQRARVQGSWAPSRPKPAPRPPGGAGGFVRSSGAPSAHSGLWGDGCQVFEFHQPTKPLREIPAEKVIEWFCFSGQAYLEPRLTCWYGELPYTYSNSTLQANSQWPPVLADLKGAVEQACGRSFNSLLCNLYRDGKDSIAWHSDSELALGPQPTIASLSLGATRCFSLRQQPAPEENGDYTYVERLKIPLGHGTLLLMDGATQEDWQHQVAKEYHDRGPRINLTFRTIYPEPEPGRNPGRGAHS, from the exons ATGAGTGACAAGAGACAGCGAGCCAGGGTGCAGGGCTCCTGGGCACCATCACGCCCCAAACCGGCACCTAGACCACCAG GTGGCGCTGGAGGCTTTGTGAGAAGCTCTGGAGCGCCCTCGGCCCACTCCGGTTTGTGGGGGGATGGATGTCAGGTGTTTGAGTTTCATCAGCCAACCAAG CCACTGCGAGAAATCCCAGCTGAGAAGGTTATCGA GTGGTTCTGCTTTTCAGGTCAAGCCTACCTGGAACCCAGACTCACCTGCTGGTATGGAGAGCTGCCCTACACCTACTCCAACTCTACACTGCAGGCCAACTCACAG TGGCCCCCGGTGCTGGCGGACCTGAAGGGCGCGGTGGAGCAGGCCTGTGGCCGCAGCTTTAACTCCCTGCTGTGTAACCTGTACCGGGACGGGAAGGACAGCATCGCCTGGCACAGCGACAGCGAGCTCGCCCTGGGGCCACAGCCCACCATCGCCTCCCTGAGCCTGGGGGCCACACGCTGCTTCAGCCTGCGCCAGCAGCCTGCGCCC GAGGAGAATGGTGATTACACGTATGTGGAGAGGCTGAAGATTCCCCTCGGTCACGGGACTCTGCTGCTGATGGACGGAGCGACGCAGGAGGACTGGCAG CACCAGGTGGCGAAGGAGTACCACGACCGCGGGCCACGCATCAACCTGACCTTCCGCACCATCTACCCAGAACCAGAACCGGGCCGGAACCCGGGCCGCGGGGCCCACAGCTAg